One Archocentrus centrarchus isolate MPI-CPG fArcCen1 chromosome 10, fArcCen1, whole genome shotgun sequence genomic region harbors:
- the cryba1l1 gene encoding crystallin, beta A1, like 1: MYRTTRSPMIQPLVTSGMGMAPFFKVTVFEQEHFQGKCLEFTSECCNIQECGLDNIRSIRVESGAWVGFEHHDFQGQQFILERGEYPHWDAYSGSLSYHVERLMSLRPIYCASHQSSRMIIFEKENFLGRSVEICDDYPSLQAMGWMMPEVGSMHVQCGAFVCYQYPGYRGQQYIMECERHSGDYQHCRTWGSHCQTPQIQSIRRIQH, encoded by the exons ATGTACAGAACTACAAGGTCCCCAATGATCCAGCCGCTGGTTACCTCAGGAATGGGCATGGCTCCTTTCTTCAAG GTGACTGTGTTTGAGCAGGAGCACTTCCAGGGTAAGTGCCTGGAGTTCACCTCTGAGTGCTGCAACATCCAGGAGTGTGGACTGGACAACATTCGCTCCATCAGGGTGGAGAGCGGAGC CTGGGTGGGTTTCGAGCACCATGACTTCCAGGGCCAGCAGTTTATCCTGGAGAGAGGAGAGTACCCCCATTGGGACGCTTACAGCGGCTCCCTCTCCTACCACGTGGAGCGCCTCATGTCTCTGCGCCCCATCTACTGCGCC TCCCACCAGAGCAGTCGCATGATCATTTTTGAGAAGGAGAACTTCTTGGGCCGCAGCGTGGAGATCTGTGATGACTACCCCTCTCTGCAGGCCATGGGCTGGATGATGCCTGAAGTTGGCTCCATGCACGTGCAGTGTGGCGC CTTTGTCTGCTACCAGTACCCTGGCTACAGAGGCCAGCAGTACATCATGGAGTGTGAGAGACACAGTGGAGACTACCAGCACTGTAGAACCTGGGGATCCCACTGTCAGACCCCCCAGATCCAATCCATCAGGCGCATCCAGCACTGA
- the crybb1l1 gene encoding beta-crystallin B1, whose protein sequence is MSSGDKSKTSSQTDGKAVQSKKSEMGMMSYKMYVFDQENFQGRMIEISNECMNVCEMGMDRVRSLRVECGPFVGFEQMNFCGEMYILEKGEYPRWDSWSNCQKNDYLLSFRPVRMDPEKHKICLYEVGEFKGRKMEIMDDDVPSLFSYGFTDRVGSIIVSCGTFVGYQFPGYRGSQYLLEKGEYRHFNEYGARHPQFQSVRRIRDMQWHQQGCYTMASK, encoded by the exons ATGTCCAGTGGAGATAAATCCAAGACTTCCTCCCAGACTGACGGAAAGGCTGTTCAGAGCAAGAAGTCTGAGATGGGAATGATGTCCTACAAG ATGTATGTGTTCGACCAGGAGAACTTCCAGGGTCGCATGATCGAAATCAGCAATgagtgcatgaatgtgtgtgagatggGCATGGACCGCGTGCGTTCCCTGCGTGTTGAATGTGGACC CTTCGTGGGCTTTGAGCAGATGAACTTCTGCGGTGAGATGTACATCCTGGAGAAAGGAGAGTATCCCCGCTGGGATTCCTGGAGCAACTGCCAGAAGAACGACTACCTGCTGTCCTTTAGACCTGTCAGAATG GATCCCGAGAAGCACAAGATCTGCCTGTATGAGGTGGGAGAGTTCAAGGGCCGCAAGATGGAGATCATGGACGATGACGTCCCCAGCCTGTTCTCCTATGGCTTCACTGACAGAGTGGGCAGTATCATTGTCAGCTGTGGAAC CTTTGTGGGATACCAGTTCCCCGGATACCGTGGCAGCCAGTACCTGCTGGAGAAGGGCGAATACAGGCACTTCAATGAATATGGTGCCCGCCATCCTCAGTTCCAGTCTGTGAGGCGTATCCGTGACATGCAGTGGCACCAACAGGGCTGCTACACCATGGCCAGCAAGTGA
- the cabp2b gene encoding calcium-binding protein 2 isoform X2, translating to MFMIIREPAAGAGAGAMSAPQERSAKQVQAAIKKKVEKQKKQTNKQGGGVGDIQSVARNQKSKQLTPMTAAEAAEDSETLEEQLEELMEGPRRREKEKENENETEPVDLLPIVDSVFGQDRELRPEEIEELREAFVEFDKNKDGYISHKDLGECMRTMGYMPTEMELIELSQQICGGKVDFEDFVELMGPKMLAETADMIGVKELRDAFKEFDSNGDGQISLMELHEAMKKLMGEQVTNREINEILKDADLNGDGLVDFEEFVRMMSR from the exons ATGTTCATGATCATTCGAGAGCCGGCAGCCGGGGCAGGCGCTGGAGCGATGAGCGCGCCACAGGAAAGAAGTGCGAAACAG GTGCAGGCTGCGATCAAGAAGAAGgtggagaagcagaagaagcaAACCAACAAGCAGGGCGGAGGTGTCGGAGACATTCAATCTGTTGCTCGCAATCAGAAATCCAAACAATTAACCCCAATGACCGCGGCAGAGGCGGCTGAGGACAGCGAAACGCTGGaggaacagctggaggagctgaTGGAGGGACCGCGgagaagagagaaggagaaagagaacgAGAACGAGACAGAGCCCGTCGACCTGCTGCCCATAGTGGACTCTGTGTTTGGACAG GACAGAGAACTGCGACCAGAGGAGATCGAAG AGCTCCGTGAGGCATTTGTGGAGTTCGACAAGAATAAAGATGGCTACATCAGTCACAAAGACCTGGGCGAGTGTATGAGGACCATGGGATACATGCCCACAGAGATGGAGCTCATTGAACTGAGCCAGCAGATCT gtggaGGTAAAGTGGACTTTGAGGACTTTGTGGAGCTGATGGGACCCAAGATGCTGGCAGAGACAGCGGACATGATCGGAGTGAAAGAATTACGAGATGCATTCAAAGAG TTTGACTCTAATGGTGACGGTCAGATCAGTTTAATGGAGCTGCATGAGGCCATGAAGAAGCTGATGGGAGAACAGGTGACTAACAGAGAGATCAACGAGATCCTCAAAGATGCTGACCTGAACGGAGATGGCCTGGTGGACTTTGAAG AGTTTGTGCGAATGATGTCCCGCTGA
- the cabp2b gene encoding calcium-binding protein 2 isoform X4, with protein MGNKPSMKDKMKKDRELRPEEIEELREAFVEFDKNKDGYISHKDLGECMRTMGYMPTEMELIELSQQICGGKVDFEDFVELMGPKMLAETADMIGVKELRDAFKEFDSNGDGQISLMELHEAMKKLMGEQVTNREINEILKDADLNGDGLVDFEEFVRMMSR; from the exons ATGGGCAACAAACCGTCTATGAAAGACAAAATGAAGAAG GACAGAGAACTGCGACCAGAGGAGATCGAAG AGCTCCGTGAGGCATTTGTGGAGTTCGACAAGAATAAAGATGGCTACATCAGTCACAAAGACCTGGGCGAGTGTATGAGGACCATGGGATACATGCCCACAGAGATGGAGCTCATTGAACTGAGCCAGCAGATCT gtggaGGTAAAGTGGACTTTGAGGACTTTGTGGAGCTGATGGGACCCAAGATGCTGGCAGAGACAGCGGACATGATCGGAGTGAAAGAATTACGAGATGCATTCAAAGAG TTTGACTCTAATGGTGACGGTCAGATCAGTTTAATGGAGCTGCATGAGGCCATGAAGAAGCTGATGGGAGAACAGGTGACTAACAGAGAGATCAACGAGATCCTCAAAGATGCTGACCTGAACGGAGATGGCCTGGTGGACTTTGAAG AGTTTGTGCGAATGATGTCCCGCTGA
- the cabp2b gene encoding calcium-binding protein 2 isoform X3, which yields MGNKPSMKDKMKKRVIHWPFHRKVRAMSQQLEGDEDQDVEDKPFKESLGALVKNCNMLHNIVGPACIFLRQGFAQTLDRELRPEEIEELREAFVEFDKNKDGYISHKDLGECMRTMGYMPTEMELIELSQQICGGKVDFEDFVELMGPKMLAETADMIGVKELRDAFKEFDSNGDGQISLMELHEAMKKLMGEQVTNREINEILKDADLNGDGLVDFEEFVRMMSR from the exons ATGGGCAACAAACCGTCTATGAAAGACAAAATGAAGAAG CGGGTGATACACTGGCCCTTCCATCGGAAGGTGAGGGCAATGAGCCAGCAGCTGGAGGGAGATGAGGATCAGGATGTAGAGGATAAACCATTCAAGGAGTCCCTCGGTGCACTGGTGAAGAATTGCAACATGCTGCACAACATCGTGGGCCCGGCCTGCATCTTCCTTAGACAGGGCTTTGCTCAGACGCTC GACAGAGAACTGCGACCAGAGGAGATCGAAG AGCTCCGTGAGGCATTTGTGGAGTTCGACAAGAATAAAGATGGCTACATCAGTCACAAAGACCTGGGCGAGTGTATGAGGACCATGGGATACATGCCCACAGAGATGGAGCTCATTGAACTGAGCCAGCAGATCT gtggaGGTAAAGTGGACTTTGAGGACTTTGTGGAGCTGATGGGACCCAAGATGCTGGCAGAGACAGCGGACATGATCGGAGTGAAAGAATTACGAGATGCATTCAAAGAG TTTGACTCTAATGGTGACGGTCAGATCAGTTTAATGGAGCTGCATGAGGCCATGAAGAAGCTGATGGGAGAACAGGTGACTAACAGAGAGATCAACGAGATCCTCAAAGATGCTGACCTGAACGGAGATGGCCTGGTGGACTTTGAAG AGTTTGTGCGAATGATGTCCCGCTGA
- the cabp2b gene encoding calcium-binding protein 5 isoform X1 yields MSAPQERSAKQVQAAIKKKVEKQKKQTNKQGGGVGDIQSVARNQKSKQLTPMTAAEAAEDSETLEEQLEELMEGPRRREKEKENENETEPVDLLPIVDSVFGQRVIHWPFHRKVRAMSQQLEGDEDQDVEDKPFKESLGALVKNCNMLHNIVGPACIFLRQGFAQTLDRELRPEEIEELREAFVEFDKNKDGYISHKDLGECMRTMGYMPTEMELIELSQQICGGKVDFEDFVELMGPKMLAETADMIGVKELRDAFKEFDSNGDGQISLMELHEAMKKLMGEQVTNREINEILKDADLNGDGLVDFEEFVRMMSR; encoded by the exons ATGAGCGCGCCACAGGAAAGAAGTGCGAAACAG GTGCAGGCTGCGATCAAGAAGAAGgtggagaagcagaagaagcaAACCAACAAGCAGGGCGGAGGTGTCGGAGACATTCAATCTGTTGCTCGCAATCAGAAATCCAAACAATTAACCCCAATGACCGCGGCAGAGGCGGCTGAGGACAGCGAAACGCTGGaggaacagctggaggagctgaTGGAGGGACCGCGgagaagagagaaggagaaagagaacgAGAACGAGACAGAGCCCGTCGACCTGCTGCCCATAGTGGACTCTGTGTTTGGACAG CGGGTGATACACTGGCCCTTCCATCGGAAGGTGAGGGCAATGAGCCAGCAGCTGGAGGGAGATGAGGATCAGGATGTAGAGGATAAACCATTCAAGGAGTCCCTCGGTGCACTGGTGAAGAATTGCAACATGCTGCACAACATCGTGGGCCCGGCCTGCATCTTCCTTAGACAGGGCTTTGCTCAGACGCTC GACAGAGAACTGCGACCAGAGGAGATCGAAG AGCTCCGTGAGGCATTTGTGGAGTTCGACAAGAATAAAGATGGCTACATCAGTCACAAAGACCTGGGCGAGTGTATGAGGACCATGGGATACATGCCCACAGAGATGGAGCTCATTGAACTGAGCCAGCAGATCT gtggaGGTAAAGTGGACTTTGAGGACTTTGTGGAGCTGATGGGACCCAAGATGCTGGCAGAGACAGCGGACATGATCGGAGTGAAAGAATTACGAGATGCATTCAAAGAG TTTGACTCTAATGGTGACGGTCAGATCAGTTTAATGGAGCTGCATGAGGCCATGAAGAAGCTGATGGGAGAACAGGTGACTAACAGAGAGATCAACGAGATCCTCAAAGATGCTGACCTGAACGGAGATGGCCTGGTGGACTTTGAAG AGTTTGTGCGAATGATGTCCCGCTGA
- the LOC115786461 gene encoding zinc-binding protein A33-like has translation MAEASALEELQSELTCPVCLELFRGPVILECGHHFCQVCIIQCWEAKSDEFSNCPKCRKSCARKLRPNSLLCNIVESVRRAQTMDATVGMCVSDRESALEMPEEHERGSSMSSVASSIGHGPRLGMGLDMCEEHEEKLKLYCEDDQLPICLVCGMSRDHKTHNVIPITEAFENYKDKLSVALERVQVQTEKATLFQKQTNDKILFIKERTGDLDELVTAEFSRMREFLVEEEERMKEKLQKQKEEKLQQLEEALTQSTEQISRLEIMADKLRLKLGEEESPEQLKGIKDFIGGTESLFERPSEVAVDLQAGEFLGPLQYRTWRKMSSILQPAVTCVTLDPDTAYPCLWVSPCRTSVKVGKLQANLPNNPERFTLYNIVLGSEAFTSGRHYWEVEVGSKTAWGLGVATASVNRKEEISLCPDDGFWTLVLRDDGNGTSEYEACTDSDENLLYPSKPPKRVGIYLDYGRGQVTFYDAADMSHLFTFNDAKFKEPVFPYFNPWPIINGHNREPLTIVTPQWG, from the exons ATGGCGGAGGCCAGCGCGCTTGAAGAACTACAGTCGGAGCTCACCTGCCCGGTGTGTTTGGAACTGTTCCGTGGTCCCGTGATCCTTGAATGCGGGCACCACTTCTGCCAGGTGTGCATCATCCAGTGCTGGGAAGCTAAGTCGGACGAGTTCTCGAATTGCCCGAAGTGTAGAAAGTCGTGCGCCCGGAAACTGCGACCCAACTCGCTCCTTTGCAACATCGTGGAGAGTGTGCGCAGAGCCCAGACCATGGACGCGACCGTGGGGATGTGCGTGTCGGACCGTGAAAGTGCACTGGAGATGCCCGAGGAACACGAGCGCGGTTCCAGCATGAGCAGCGTGGCCTCGTCCATCGGGCACGGGCCACGCCTGGGAATGGGTCTGGATATGTGCGAGGAGCATGAGGAGAAACTGAAGCTTTATTGTGAAGACGATCAGCTTCCCATCTGCCTTGTGTGCGGGATGTCCCGGGACCACAAGACCCACAATGTCATCCCTATTACGGAGGCCTTTGAAAACTACAAG GATAAGCTGTCTGTGGCACTGGAGAGGGTTCAAGTACAGACAGAGAAGGCCACACTCTTCCAAAAACAGACCAATGACAAGATCCTCTTCATTAag GAGCGAACAGGAGATTTGGATGAGCTGGTCACTGCAGAGTTTAGCCGTATGAGGGAGTTCCTtgttgaggaggaggagcgcatgaaggaaaaactgcagaagcaaaaggaggagaaactccagcagctggaggaggcgCTCACTCAGTCCACGGAGCAGATCAGCCGACTGGAAATTATGGCTGACAAACTTCGGCTCAAACTTGGGGAAGAAGAAAGCCCAGAGCAACTCAAG GGAATCAAAGATTTCATTGGAGG GACGGAGAGCTTGTTTGAGCGCCCCTCAGAGGTGGCTGTGGACCTGCAAGCTGGAGAGTTTCTAGGACCTCTGCAGTACAGGACTTGGAGGAAAATGAGCTCAATTCTTCAGCCAG CTGTGACATGTGTGACCCTTGACCCAGACACAGCCTACCCCTGTCTGTGGGTTTCTCCATGTCGCACCAGCGTCAAGGTAGGAAAACTCCAAGCAAACCTTCCCAACAATCCCGAGCGCTTCACCCTCTACAACATCGTCCTAGGCTCTGAAGCCTTTACCTCAGGCAGACactactgggaggtggaggtaGGCTCCAAGACAGCATGGGGCCTGGGCGTGGCCACAGCTTCCGTCAACAGGAAGGAGGAGATCAGCCTGTGCCCGGATGATGGTTTCTGGACGCTGGTGCTGAGGGACGATGGCAACGGGACCAGTGAGTATGAAGCATGCACTGACTCAGATGAGAACTTATTATATCCCTCCAAACCCCCCAAGAGGGTGGGGATCTACCTGGACTACGGTCGCGGCCAAGTGACATTTTATGATGCTGCAGACATGAGCCACCTCTTCACCTTCAATGATGCAAAATTCAAAGAGCCTGTTTTTCCCTACTTCAATCCCTGGCCGATCATCAATGGACACAACCGGGAGCCGCTCACCATAGTAACTCCACAATGGGGATAG